The genomic stretch GTCGTTTCTTAATGGACAGGACCAGGGCCCTGGTTGAATCGTCGCTGCTCGTCGCCCTTTCCGCCGTGCTTTTCCTCGCGGGCCATTTTTTACCTCTCATAGGGTTGGCCTTTTCCCTGGTCTGCCCGGCTCCGCTGGTAGTCCTGGGCCTCCGGCACAGCCTGGGGAGGGCGGTGCTGGGCGTTGCGGTGGCGACGATCATTTCGGCCGCCTTCACCGGAGCGGTGGGAGCTCTTTTCTTCTGCTTCGGCTTCGGATTCCTCGGGATAGCCCTCGGGGCCCTGGGCAGGCGGTATGACAGGGCCGTCGATATTATCCTTTACGGCATACTCGTCTCCATAGGGAGCAAACTTCTCCTGATGTTTATCGTTGTAAAACTGACGGGGATCAACCCCTTTGGCCTCGAGGAGGCAGAGATCATGTCCATGATCGAGAGGATCTCCTCGGTCTACTCGGGCCTGGGCATGTCGAAGGAGTCGCTGTCACTGGCGAAGGAACAGATGCGAACCACCCTGTCGCTGATCCCGTTGATCTTTCCGGCCCTTCTTGTCATGGCAGCGACGGTGGACTGTTTCCTGAGCTATGTCGTAAGCGCCGTGGTGTTAAAAAGGCTGGGCAGGGAAACTCTTCCCCGGCTCCCCGAGTTCAGCCGGTGGCGCTTCCCAAAAAGCATCTTCTGGGCCCTTATCGCTTCCATGGTGCTTCAACTGGCAGGGAGT from Thermovirga sp. encodes the following:
- a CDS encoding DUF2232 domain-containing protein, with product MDRTRALVESSLLVALSAVLFLAGHFLPLIGLAFSLVCPAPLVVLGLRHSLGRAVLGVAVATIISAAFTGAVGALFFCFGFGFLGIALGALGRRYDRAVDIILYGILVSIGSKLLLMFIVVKLTGINPFGLEEAEIMSMIERISSVYSGLGMSKESLSLAKEQMRTTLSLIPLIFPALLVMAATVDCFLSYVVSAVVLKRLGRETLPRLPEFSRWRFPKSIFWALIASMVLQLAGSYYPSMAFLQKTALNLRLLVTSLFFFQGLAVGWFFMQSRSLGRFLKIALTVVVFVVPFFAQIILILGIIDVWFDLRSRFREGRR